Proteins encoded in a region of the Spiroplasma endosymbiont of Amphimallon solstitiale genome:
- a CDS encoding Mbov_0401 family ICE element transposase-like protein — MSFNYLWTLKEATERMYQSFRDDIKNQWEKTDWRILKERDKKYIPVKIKTRTRNTINGLVTYKCRDYKYYDEKLKKWVRVCLLDEELQLPKYKRTCQDIKNNVIEHFADGKRYIDILHTMKQTKFSTTGISRIFQEYQVSKLDVPKIKLEPNQFIYISIDDGHRKFWKFKRNSGKYSMRLVLFCTDNVNHTLVNKRADVIIRPTKTKLGFKKTAEFILQQGQRFFENFEQAKIIICGDSAGWIKEVADYLGAEFVLDKFHLVKKLYIGIIAGNKGKYWNEYNTCRTFIENGQYDELIKYMSEILKNHKKLKKQYFKNNKKGIVNQGAKWNIGCFTESNIWHILKEMLGNRTYSINIYIKMVIFKCNQINLKT, encoded by the coding sequence ATGAGTTTTAATTATTTATGAACTTTAAAAGAAGCAACTGAAAGAATGTATCAATCATTTAGAGATGATATAAAAAATCAATGAGAAAAAACAGATTGAAGAATATTAAAAGAAAGAGATAAAAAATATATTCCAGTTAAAATTAAAACAAGAACTAGAAATACTATAAATGGTCTTGTCACTTATAAATGTCGTGATTATAAATACTATGATGAAAAATTAAAAAAATGAGTAAGAGTTTGTTTATTAGATGAAGAATTGCAATTACCTAAATATAAAAGAACTTGCCAAGATATAAAAAATAATGTTATTGAACATTTTGCTGATGGAAAAAGATATATTGATATTTTACATACTATGAAACAAACAAAATTTAGTACAACCGGTATTAGTAGAATATTTCAAGAGTATCAAGTTAGTAAATTAGATGTTCCTAAAATAAAATTAGAACCAAATCAATTTATTTATATTAGTATTGATGATGGACATCGAAAATTTTGAAAATTTAAACGTAATTCTGGTAAATATTCAATGCGTTTAGTATTATTTTGTACAGATAATGTTAATCATACATTAGTTAATAAAAGAGCAGATGTAATAATAAGACCAACAAAAACTAAACTTGGATTTAAAAAAACTGCTGAATTTATTTTACAACAAGGACAAAGATTTTTTGAAAATTTTGAACAAGCAAAAATAATTATTTGTGGTGATAGTGCTGGGTGAATTAAAGAAGTTGCAGATTATTTAGGTGCTGAATTTGTTTTAGATAAATTCCATTTGGTTAAAAAGTTATATATAGGAATTATTGCTGGAAATAAGGGAAAATATTGAAATGAATATAATACTTGTAGAACTTTTATTGAAAATGGTCAATATGATGAATTAATTAAATATATGAGTGAAATATTAAAAAATCATAAAAAATTAAAAAAACAATATTTTAAAAATAATAAAAAAGGTATTGTTAATCAAGGTGCAAAGTGAAATATTGGTTGTTTTACTGAAAGTAATATTTGACATATTTTAAAAGAAATGCTTGGTAATAGAACATATAGCATAAATATTTATATTAAAATGGTTATTTTTAAGTGCAATCAAATAAATTTGAAAACATAA